The following proteins come from a genomic window of Solwaraspora sp. WMMA2065:
- the ftsY gene encoding signal recognition particle-docking protein FtsY codes for MDYLVLAAILLGVLLLAGLGLVVPRMRRQPPLPPAPPTPLGGEQPQERPPADGERPAGVAVEERPVAPPAEPEQAPAEPVAPAPPTLERPEPTAGRLVRLRTRLSRSQGLLGKGLLNLLSRDRLDEEVWEEIEESLITADVGIEPTREIVDRLRERTRVLGTRSATELRTLLTEELVAALDPQLDRALNTGGEPSVMLVVGVNGAGKTTTCGKIARVLVADGRTVLLGAADTFRAAAADQLTTWASRVGAEVVRGPEGADPASVAFDAVKRGIDTKVDAVLIDTAGRLQNKIGLMDELGKVKRVVSKHGPVHETLLVLDATTGQNGLEQARVFTEAVEVTGVVLTKLDGTAKGGIVIAVQRKLGIPVKLVGLGEGPDDLAPFDPAQFVDALMGADPRGMDA; via the coding sequence ATGGATTACCTCGTCCTCGCCGCGATCCTGCTCGGTGTGCTGCTGCTCGCCGGTCTCGGGCTGGTGGTGCCCCGGATGCGCCGGCAGCCTCCGCTGCCGCCGGCACCGCCGACCCCGCTCGGCGGCGAGCAGCCGCAGGAGCGCCCACCAGCCGACGGCGAGCGTCCGGCCGGCGTCGCCGTCGAGGAACGTCCGGTCGCGCCACCGGCCGAACCGGAGCAGGCGCCTGCGGAGCCGGTGGCGCCGGCGCCACCGACCCTGGAACGTCCGGAGCCCACGGCCGGGCGGCTGGTCCGGCTGCGGACCCGGCTGTCCCGGTCGCAGGGCCTGCTCGGCAAGGGACTGCTGAACCTGCTCTCCCGGGACCGGCTGGACGAGGAGGTCTGGGAGGAGATCGAGGAGAGCCTGATCACCGCGGACGTCGGCATCGAGCCGACCCGGGAGATCGTCGACCGGCTGCGGGAGCGTACCCGGGTCCTCGGCACCCGCAGTGCCACCGAACTGCGTACGCTGCTCACCGAGGAGCTGGTCGCCGCGCTGGACCCGCAGCTCGACCGGGCGTTGAACACGGGCGGCGAGCCGAGCGTGATGCTGGTCGTCGGGGTCAACGGGGCAGGCAAGACCACCACCTGCGGCAAGATCGCCCGGGTGCTGGTCGCCGATGGCCGTACCGTGCTGCTGGGCGCCGCCGACACGTTCCGCGCCGCCGCCGCCGACCAGTTGACCACCTGGGCCTCTCGGGTCGGCGCCGAGGTGGTCCGCGGCCCGGAGGGTGCGGACCCGGCCAGCGTCGCCTTCGACGCGGTGAAGCGGGGCATCGACACCAAGGTCGACGCGGTGCTGATCGACACCGCCGGCCGGTTGCAGAACAAGATCGGCCTGATGGACGAGCTCGGCAAGGTCAAGCGGGTGGTGAGCAAGCATGGTCCGGTGCACGAGACACTGCTCGTGCTGGATGCCACCACCGGGCAGAATGGGTTGGAGCAGGCCCGGGTGTTCACTGAGGCGGTGGAGGTGACCGGGGTGGTGCTGACCAAACTCGACGGCACCGCCAAGGGCGGTATCGTCATCGCGGTGCAGCGCAAACTTGGCATTCCGGTCAAACTGGTCGGTCTCGGCGAAGGTCCGGACGACCTCGCCCCGTTCGATCCGGCGCAGTTCGTCGACGCCCTGATGGGCGCCGATCCACGTGGAATGGATGCGTAG
- a CDS encoding aminoglycoside phosphotransferase family protein has product MTYRNQEPRLGRPYVTQQEIPLRGGNVSTVVRVGDTVRRNVGPWTPSVHALLRHLEYVGFTGSPRVLGMDERNREVLSYVEGECGEYPLAPHWVSDEALVTVATMLRMFHDAQYGFNPPRSAVWRSFGPPPPDTEVICHHDAAPHNVIWRPDGTLALIDFDLASPGARIYDVAYAAWTWVPLFSDRDSYTLGWRHPDRPRRLRLFADAYGLIPRDRHRLVRTIRKRVVDHVEGIRRMAAAGDPAFVRIVHKGHLRRPMRDLRLLDYERHILEYALR; this is encoded by the coding sequence GTGACGTACCGCAATCAGGAGCCACGTCTCGGGAGACCGTACGTGACCCAGCAGGAGATCCCACTGCGTGGCGGCAACGTCAGCACCGTGGTGCGGGTCGGAGACACCGTCCGGCGCAACGTCGGCCCGTGGACGCCCTCGGTGCACGCGCTGCTGCGGCATCTGGAGTACGTCGGGTTCACCGGCTCGCCCCGGGTCCTCGGCATGGACGAACGCAACCGTGAGGTCCTCTCCTACGTCGAGGGGGAGTGCGGCGAGTATCCGCTGGCGCCGCACTGGGTCAGCGACGAGGCGCTGGTCACCGTCGCGACGATGTTGCGGATGTTCCACGACGCCCAGTACGGGTTCAATCCGCCGCGTAGCGCGGTCTGGCGTTCGTTCGGCCCGCCGCCGCCGGACACCGAGGTGATCTGCCACCACGACGCGGCCCCGCACAACGTGATCTGGCGTCCGGACGGTACTCTCGCCCTGATCGACTTCGACCTGGCGTCGCCGGGGGCGCGGATCTACGACGTCGCGTACGCCGCGTGGACCTGGGTGCCGCTCTTCTCCGACCGGGACTCCTACACGCTGGGTTGGCGGCACCCGGACCGGCCGCGCAGGCTGCGGCTGTTCGCCGACGCGTACGGGCTGATCCCCCGCGACCGGCACCGGCTGGTCCGGACCATCCGCAAGCGGGTCGTCGACCACGTGGAGGGAATTCGTCGGATGGCCGCCGCCGGAGATCCGGCGTTTGTTCGGATCGTGCACAAAGGTCATCTTCGTCGGCCGATGCGGGATCTGCGGCTGCTTGACTACGAACGGCACATCTTGGAGTACGCGCTGCGCTGA
- a CDS encoding ammonium transporter, which translates to MTPGLALFYGGMTRSKSVLNMMMMSFGAIGLVSLLWVFYGYSIAFGEDVGGVTGDLSMAGLRGMLESGSEGGIPDLLFAVFQMMFAIITVALISGAIADRAKFGAWLLFAGLWATLVYFPVAHWVWGGGWIFELGVLDFAGGTAVHINAGAAALALALVLGKRVGWPKDKFKPHNLPMVLLGAGLLWFGWFGFNAGSAVAADGAAAVAFINTQVATAAAVLGWIVVEWFRDGKPTTLGAASGAIAGLVAITPACAFLEPLGAIALGIIAGVVCALAVGLKYKLGYDDSLDVVAVHMIGGIIGSLLIGFLAVEVLAGEGNAGLIYGGGIDLLGLQALGVVAVLVYSFVVAYIIGFAIDKTIGFRASADAEVEGIDTAEHAESAYEFGSASGGGFAAAGIGKAPAGSGESAPVSEKVAG; encoded by the coding sequence ATGACGCCCGGATTGGCGCTGTTCTATGGTGGCATGACGCGGTCCAAGTCCGTGCTCAACATGATGATGATGAGCTTCGGCGCGATCGGCCTGGTCAGCCTGCTGTGGGTCTTCTACGGCTACAGCATCGCCTTCGGTGAGGACGTCGGCGGCGTCACCGGTGACCTCTCCATGGCCGGCCTGCGCGGCATGCTCGAGTCGGGCTCCGAGGGCGGCATCCCGGACCTGCTGTTCGCCGTCTTCCAGATGATGTTCGCGATCATCACCGTCGCACTGATCAGCGGTGCGATCGCGGACCGGGCGAAGTTCGGCGCCTGGCTGCTCTTCGCCGGCCTGTGGGCCACCCTGGTCTACTTCCCGGTCGCGCACTGGGTGTGGGGCGGTGGCTGGATCTTCGAGCTCGGCGTCCTCGACTTCGCCGGTGGTACCGCGGTGCACATCAACGCCGGTGCTGCGGCACTCGCGCTGGCCCTGGTGCTCGGCAAGCGGGTCGGCTGGCCGAAGGACAAGTTCAAGCCGCACAACCTGCCGATGGTCCTGCTCGGCGCCGGCCTGCTGTGGTTCGGCTGGTTCGGCTTCAACGCCGGCTCGGCGGTCGCCGCCGACGGTGCCGCCGCGGTCGCCTTCATCAACACCCAGGTGGCCACCGCGGCCGCCGTGCTGGGCTGGATCGTCGTCGAGTGGTTCCGCGACGGCAAGCCGACCACCCTCGGCGCCGCCTCCGGTGCCATCGCCGGTCTGGTCGCCATCACCCCGGCCTGTGCCTTCCTGGAGCCGCTCGGGGCGATCGCGCTCGGCATCATCGCCGGTGTGGTCTGCGCCCTGGCGGTCGGCCTCAAGTACAAGCTCGGGTACGACGACTCGCTTGACGTGGTCGCCGTGCACATGATCGGCGGCATCATCGGCTCGCTGCTGATCGGCTTCCTGGCCGTCGAGGTGCTGGCCGGAGAGGGCAACGCCGGACTCATCTACGGCGGTGGCATCGACCTGCTCGGTCTGCAGGCGCTCGGTGTGGTCGCGGTGCTGGTCTACTCATTCGTCGTCGCCTACATCATCGGCTTCGCGATCGACAAGACCATCGGCTTCCGGGCCAGCGCCGACGCCGAGGTCGAGGGCATCGACACCGCCGAGCACGCGGAGAGTGCCTACGAGTTCGGTAGCGCCTCGGGTGGCGGCTTCGCCGCCGCCGGCATCGGGAAGGCGCCCGCCGGTTCGGGCGAGTCCGCACCGGTCAGCGAGAAGGTCGCCGGTTAA
- a CDS encoding P-II family nitrogen regulator: MKLVTAVIKPYQLDAVKEALHALGVAGLTVSEVQGYGRQKGHTEVYRGAEYTVEFLPKIRIEVLTDEIDVEKVVDAVVTAARTGKIGDGKVWVTAVEDVIRVRTGERGLDAL; this comes from the coding sequence ATGAAGCTGGTGACCGCGGTCATCAAGCCGTACCAGCTCGACGCGGTCAAGGAGGCCCTGCACGCCCTCGGCGTCGCCGGCCTGACCGTGAGCGAGGTCCAGGGGTACGGACGCCAGAAGGGCCACACCGAGGTGTACCGGGGTGCCGAGTACACCGTCGAGTTCCTGCCGAAGATCCGGATCGAGGTGCTGACCGACGAGATCGACGTCGAGAAGGTCGTCGACGCGGTCGTCACGGCGGCCCGCACCGGAAAGATCGGCGACGGGAAGGTCTGGGTGACGGCCGTTGAGGACGTCATCCGGGTCCGCACCGGCGAGCGTGGTCTCGACGCGCTCTGA
- a CDS encoding [protein-PII] uridylyltransferase: MTDGVGVRQRPAAGPGPSLSDGIGAAARVDRAAALDVWLTSLMPAGLTGIALVAVGGLGRLQCSPYSDLDLVLMHRGVAGMDEIAARLWYPVWDARLGLDHSVRTLPEALSVAHDDVKVALGLLDARHVAGDRELTAELQAAATDQWRRTAVRQLPALREVTEARWRTHGELAFLLEGDLKEAAGGLRDVGILRGIALAGIADSMRPAARAAHLRLLDTRDALHVAVGRRVDRLVAQERATVAGLLDLDDPDTLLRRVASDARTITHALDDAWRSADRLRSGRRRGGGPPVRRPVARDVVEHDGELVLARTAIGARPDPSLSLRVAAAAATSRLPIARATCEWLAAYCPPLPAPWPDAARAALITLLGAGPGLVPTWETCDRYGLVDGWLPEWPRMRSLPQHNPVHRFTLDRHLVQAAQEATAFTREVDRPDLLLLGAFLHDVGKGLPGDHSTVGAPVATRIAARIGLPPADVNMIDKLVRLHLLLPEVATRRDLSDPVTISQVAAAVGDTTTLGLLHGLARADALATGPAAWSDWKGRLIAELVRRVHTALDTGVLPQPPRPDPALVAGPLPAVHIDGDDRVAVAAADRHGLLAAVAGCLALHRLDVLTADASTVDGRALVEFRVQPRYGTPPDTIALAADLRRAVAGDVSVTQRLRGRALAARRAGADPRVVWHREAATDAVVLELRAADSAGLLYRVTSALDEAGAQVRAARISTLGGDVVDAFYLVGAGPDDAERARLEAAVLAAAG; the protein is encoded by the coding sequence ATGACCGACGGAGTCGGGGTCCGGCAGCGTCCTGCGGCCGGCCCCGGCCCGTCGCTGTCCGACGGCATCGGTGCCGCCGCCCGCGTGGACCGGGCGGCGGCACTCGATGTCTGGCTGACCTCGCTGATGCCGGCCGGGCTGACCGGTATCGCCCTGGTGGCGGTCGGCGGACTCGGCCGGCTGCAGTGCTCGCCGTACAGCGATCTCGATCTCGTGCTGATGCACCGCGGCGTCGCCGGGATGGACGAGATCGCCGCCCGCCTCTGGTACCCGGTCTGGGACGCCCGCCTCGGGCTGGACCACTCGGTGCGTACCCTGCCGGAGGCGCTGTCCGTCGCCCACGACGATGTCAAGGTCGCGCTCGGCCTGCTCGACGCCCGGCACGTCGCCGGCGACCGGGAACTCACCGCCGAGCTGCAGGCCGCCGCGACCGACCAGTGGCGGCGCACCGCCGTCCGCCAACTGCCGGCGCTGCGTGAGGTCACCGAGGCCCGTTGGCGGACCCACGGCGAGTTGGCCTTCCTGCTGGAAGGCGATCTGAAGGAGGCCGCCGGCGGGCTGCGCGACGTCGGGATCCTGCGCGGGATCGCCCTGGCCGGCATCGCCGACAGCATGCGTCCGGCCGCCCGCGCGGCCCATCTGCGGCTGCTGGACACCCGCGACGCGCTGCACGTCGCTGTCGGCCGGCGGGTGGACCGGCTGGTGGCCCAGGAACGCGCCACCGTCGCCGGCCTGCTCGACCTGGACGACCCGGACACCCTGCTGCGCCGGGTCGCCTCGGACGCGCGCACCATCACCCACGCCCTCGACGACGCCTGGCGCAGCGCCGACCGGCTGCGCTCGGGCCGTCGGCGCGGCGGCGGTCCGCCGGTGCGCCGGCCGGTGGCCCGCGACGTGGTCGAGCACGACGGTGAGCTGGTCCTCGCCCGGACCGCGATCGGGGCCCGCCCGGACCCCAGCCTGTCGCTGCGGGTCGCCGCGGCCGCCGCCACCAGCCGGCTGCCGATCGCCCGGGCGACCTGCGAGTGGCTCGCCGCGTACTGTCCGCCGCTGCCCGCGCCGTGGCCGGATGCTGCCCGGGCCGCGCTGATCACCCTGCTCGGCGCCGGTCCCGGTCTGGTGCCCACCTGGGAGACCTGCGACCGGTACGGGCTGGTTGACGGCTGGCTGCCGGAGTGGCCCCGGATGCGCAGCCTGCCGCAGCACAACCCGGTGCACCGGTTCACCCTGGACCGGCACCTGGTCCAGGCGGCACAGGAGGCGACCGCGTTCACCCGCGAGGTGGACCGGCCCGACCTGCTGCTGCTCGGTGCGTTCCTGCACGACGTGGGCAAGGGGCTGCCCGGCGACCACAGTACGGTCGGCGCGCCGGTGGCGACGCGGATCGCCGCCCGGATCGGGCTGCCCCCGGCCGACGTCAACATGATCGACAAACTGGTCCGGCTCCATCTGCTGCTGCCAGAGGTGGCCACCCGGCGTGACCTCAGCGACCCGGTGACGATCTCCCAGGTCGCCGCTGCGGTGGGCGACACCACCACGCTCGGTCTGCTGCACGGTCTGGCCCGCGCCGACGCCCTGGCGACCGGCCCGGCGGCCTGGTCGGACTGGAAGGGGCGGCTGATCGCCGAACTGGTCCGCCGAGTGCACACCGCGCTGGACACCGGGGTGCTGCCCCAGCCGCCGCGACCCGATCCGGCGCTGGTGGCGGGTCCACTGCCGGCCGTACACATCGACGGTGACGACCGGGTCGCGGTGGCCGCTGCGGACCGGCACGGCCTGCTCGCCGCGGTCGCCGGCTGCCTGGCCCTGCACCGGCTGGACGTGCTGACCGCGGACGCCTCCACGGTCGACGGGCGGGCGCTGGTCGAGTTCCGGGTCCAGCCCCGGTACGGCACCCCGCCGGACACCATCGCGCTCGCCGCCGACCTGCGGCGGGCGGTCGCCGGTGACGTGTCGGTCACCCAGCGGCTGCGGGGTCGGGCACTCGCCGCCCGGCGGGCCGGAGCCGACCCTCGGGTGGTGTGGCACCGGGAGGCCGCCACCGACGCGGTGGTGCTGGAGCTACGGGCGGCCGACTCGGCCGGTCTGCTCTACCGGGTGACCAGCGCACTCGACGAGGCCGGCGCCCAGGTGCGGGCGGCCCGGATCTCCACCCTGGGCGGTGACGTGGTCGACGCCTTCTACCTGGTGGGTGCCGGCCCGGACGACGCCGAGCGGGCCCGCCTGGAAGCCGCGGTGCTGGCCGCCGCCGGATGA
- the ffh gene encoding signal recognition particle protein, giving the protein MFDTLSDRLSGIFGKLRGKGRLTDADIDATAREIRLALLEADVALPVVKAFIGRVKERARGSEVSQALNPAQQVIKIVHEELVGVLGGEQRRLRFAKQPPTVIMLAGLQGSGKTTLAGKLSNWLKAQGHQPLLVAADLQRPNAVGQLQVLGGRAGVEVFAPEPGNGVGDPVAVAKASIEHARRSARDVVIVDTAGRLGIDAEMMAQAAAIRDAVDPDEVIFVIDAMVGQDAVRTAEAFRDGVGITGVVLSKLDGDARGGAALSVRQVTGEPILFASTGEKLSDFDVFHPDRMASRILGMGDMLTLIEQAEQAFDADQKEKMTAKLMGGEQFTLEDFLDQLIAVRRMGPIANVLAMMPGMGQMKDQLAEVDDKHFDKATAIIRSMTPGERTNPKIINGSRRARIANGSGVTVMDVNQLLNRFAEAQKMMKQMGGMMGLPGGGRRKATKSPKNKRKGNKGGNRGGGARQRGGGGVPAGFPGGMPQLPPGLDPNALGGGDGLPPGFKLPKIDFNKLNKREKG; this is encoded by the coding sequence GTGTTTGACACTTTGAGTGATCGACTGTCCGGGATCTTCGGCAAGCTCCGGGGCAAGGGTCGGCTCACCGACGCCGACATCGACGCGACCGCCCGGGAGATCCGGCTGGCGCTGCTGGAGGCGGACGTCGCGCTGCCGGTGGTGAAGGCGTTCATCGGCCGGGTCAAGGAGCGTGCCCGTGGCTCCGAGGTCTCCCAGGCGCTCAACCCGGCCCAGCAGGTCATCAAGATCGTGCACGAGGAGCTGGTCGGGGTCCTTGGCGGCGAGCAGCGCCGGCTCCGGTTCGCCAAGCAGCCGCCGACGGTGATCATGCTGGCCGGGCTGCAGGGTTCCGGCAAGACCACCCTCGCCGGCAAACTGTCCAACTGGCTCAAGGCGCAGGGGCACCAGCCGCTGCTGGTCGCCGCCGACCTGCAACGCCCGAATGCGGTCGGTCAGCTGCAGGTCCTCGGCGGGCGGGCCGGGGTCGAGGTGTTCGCCCCGGAGCCCGGCAACGGGGTCGGCGACCCGGTGGCCGTCGCGAAGGCGTCGATCGAGCATGCCCGCCGGTCGGCGCGCGACGTCGTCATCGTCGACACCGCCGGTCGGCTCGGCATCGACGCCGAGATGATGGCCCAGGCCGCCGCGATCCGCGACGCGGTCGACCCGGACGAGGTCATCTTCGTCATCGACGCGATGGTCGGGCAGGACGCGGTCCGCACCGCCGAGGCGTTCCGCGACGGCGTCGGCATCACCGGCGTGGTGCTGTCCAAGCTCGACGGCGACGCGCGCGGCGGTGCGGCGCTGTCCGTCCGGCAGGTCACCGGCGAACCGATCCTGTTCGCCTCCACCGGTGAGAAGCTGTCCGACTTCGACGTCTTCCACCCGGACCGGATGGCCAGCCGGATCCTCGGCATGGGCGACATGCTCACTCTGATCGAGCAGGCCGAGCAGGCCTTCGACGCCGATCAGAAGGAGAAGATGACCGCCAAGTTGATGGGCGGCGAGCAGTTCACCCTGGAGGACTTCCTCGACCAGCTCATCGCGGTGCGCCGGATGGGGCCGATCGCCAACGTGCTGGCCATGATGCCCGGGATGGGGCAGATGAAGGACCAGTTGGCCGAGGTCGACGACAAGCACTTCGACAAGGCCACCGCGATCATCCGCTCGATGACCCCGGGCGAGCGGACCAACCCGAAGATCATCAACGGTTCGCGCCGGGCCCGGATCGCCAACGGCTCCGGGGTCACCGTGATGGACGTCAACCAGCTGCTCAACCGCTTCGCCGAGGCGCAGAAGATGATGAAGCAGATGGGCGGGATGATGGGTCTGCCCGGTGGCGGGCGGCGCAAGGCGACCAAGTCGCCGAAGAACAAGCGCAAGGGGAACAAGGGCGGCAACCGGGGCGGCGGTGCCCGGCAGCGGGGCGGCGGCGGGGTGCCGGCCGGCTTCCCGGGCGGCATGCCGCAGCTGCCACCCGGCCTCGACCCGAACGCGCTGGGCGGCGGCGACGGTCTGCCGCCCGGCTTCAAGCTCCCCAAGATCGACTTCAACAAGTTGAACAAGCGGGAGAAGGGCTGA
- a CDS encoding amidohydrolase family protein, with protein MPLHVRGVVLPEDRTRDLWLVGDRVTLHPVPGATTVVDGGFILPGLVDAHCHIGIARGGTPIGSLDDARRLAGVDRDAGVLALRDAGSPYPYPQLDDEPDLPRLARAGRHVAPPRRYLRDIGVEVPAERLSDTVAEQAKAGNGWVKLVGDWIERSAGDLAPAWSAEAMTDAIATAHRAGARVAAHTFDEEAVRILVRAGVDSVEHGTGLSPDLIDEMARHRTALIPTMINIATFGGIADRAREKFPRYAAHMISLRDRFPEVVRAAHEAGVPVFVGTDAGGGIAHGRAADEMLTLHTEAGMPAEAVLAAASWGARDWLGFPGLVEGGLADLVVYPADPRADLRVVRAPERIILRGRVLR; from the coding sequence GTGCCGCTGCACGTCCGCGGGGTCGTGCTGCCCGAGGACCGAACCCGGGACCTGTGGCTGGTCGGCGACCGGGTGACGCTGCACCCGGTGCCCGGCGCGACCACCGTGGTCGACGGCGGCTTCATCCTGCCCGGGCTGGTCGACGCGCACTGCCACATCGGCATCGCCCGGGGCGGGACGCCGATCGGCTCGCTCGACGACGCCCGCCGGTTGGCCGGCGTCGACCGGGACGCCGGTGTGCTGGCGCTGCGCGACGCCGGGTCGCCGTACCCGTACCCGCAACTCGACGACGAACCGGACCTGCCCCGGCTGGCCCGCGCCGGCCGGCACGTTGCACCGCCCCGGCGCTACCTGCGCGACATCGGCGTCGAGGTGCCGGCGGAGCGGCTGTCCGACACGGTGGCCGAGCAGGCCAAGGCGGGCAACGGCTGGGTCAAGCTGGTCGGCGACTGGATCGAGCGGTCCGCGGGGGACCTCGCCCCGGCCTGGTCGGCGGAGGCGATGACCGACGCCATCGCCACCGCGCACCGGGCCGGTGCCAGGGTCGCCGCGCACACCTTCGACGAGGAGGCGGTACGGATCCTGGTCCGGGCCGGGGTCGACTCGGTCGAGCACGGCACCGGGCTGAGCCCTGACCTGATCGACGAGATGGCCCGGCACCGGACTGCGCTGATCCCGACGATGATCAACATCGCGACGTTCGGCGGGATCGCCGACCGGGCCCGGGAGAAGTTCCCCCGGTACGCCGCCCACATGATCAGCCTGCGGGACAGGTTCCCCGAGGTGGTACGCGCCGCGCACGAAGCCGGCGTGCCGGTCTTCGTCGGCACCGACGCCGGTGGCGGCATCGCCCATGGCCGGGCCGCCGACGAGATGCTGACCCTGCACACTGAGGCGGGCATGCCGGCCGAGGCGGTGCTGGCCGCCGCCTCCTGGGGTGCCCGGGACTGGCTCGGCTTCCCTGGCCTGGTCGAGGGAGGGCTCGCCGACCTGGTTGTGTACCCGGCGGACCCGCGGGCCGACCTGCGGGTGGTCCGCGCACCCGAGCGGATCATCCTGCGCGGGCGGGTGCTGCGCTGA
- the proS gene encoding proline--tRNA ligase produces MARVLTPRAEDFPRWYQDLIAKAQLADNGPVRGTMVIRPAGYAIWERMQSEMDNRIKAAGAENAYFPLFIPESYLRREAEHVEGFSPELAVVTHGGGKQLAEPVVVRPTSETVIGEFMAKWVDSYRDLPLLLNQWANVVRWELRPRVFLRTSEFLWQEGHTAHADEADARAYARRILHEVYEDFMVNVLGIPVLVGRKTARERFAGATSTYTLEGMMADGKALQLGTSHELGQNFARAFDITYTSAERAVEHAWTTSWGVSTRMLGGLIMVHGDDNGLRVPPRLAPVQAYVMVVKAGDGVAEAAAKLRDALRDAGVRVGLDDRVDTPFGRRAVDAELKGYPVRVEVGPRDLAAGNAVLVRRTDGSKTPVPVADVVGAVRNALDADQQRLYDQALTLRQTRTIEVGTLADAVAAAATGWARVPWSVVGPAGEAEVNAQGVTVRCLLRPDGSVPDSDDEPDLVAVLARSY; encoded by the coding sequence ATGGCCCGCGTGCTCACACCTCGTGCGGAGGACTTCCCCCGCTGGTACCAGGATCTGATCGCCAAGGCGCAGCTCGCCGACAACGGACCGGTGCGCGGCACCATGGTGATCCGGCCGGCCGGGTACGCCATCTGGGAGCGGATGCAGTCCGAGATGGACAACCGGATCAAAGCGGCCGGCGCGGAGAACGCGTACTTCCCGCTGTTCATCCCGGAGAGCTATCTGCGCCGCGAGGCCGAGCACGTCGAAGGCTTCTCCCCGGAGCTGGCGGTGGTCACCCACGGTGGCGGCAAGCAGCTCGCCGAGCCGGTGGTGGTCCGGCCGACCAGCGAGACGGTGATCGGCGAGTTCATGGCCAAGTGGGTCGACTCCTACCGGGACCTGCCGCTGCTGCTCAACCAGTGGGCCAACGTGGTGCGCTGGGAGCTGCGCCCCCGGGTGTTCCTGCGGACCAGCGAGTTCCTCTGGCAGGAGGGGCACACCGCGCACGCCGACGAAGCCGACGCACGGGCGTACGCCCGACGAATCCTGCACGAGGTCTACGAAGACTTCATGGTCAACGTGCTCGGCATCCCGGTGCTGGTCGGGCGTAAGACCGCCCGGGAGCGCTTCGCCGGAGCCACCAGCACGTACACCCTCGAAGGGATGATGGCCGACGGCAAGGCGCTGCAACTGGGCACCTCGCACGAGCTCGGGCAGAACTTCGCCCGCGCGTTCGACATCACCTACACCTCCGCGGAGCGGGCGGTCGAGCACGCCTGGACCACCTCCTGGGGGGTCTCGACCCGGATGCTCGGCGGGCTGATCATGGTGCACGGCGACGACAACGGGCTGCGGGTGCCGCCACGGCTGGCCCCGGTCCAGGCGTACGTCATGGTGGTCAAGGCCGGCGACGGGGTCGCCGAGGCGGCGGCCAAGCTGCGCGACGCGTTGCGCGACGCCGGGGTACGGGTCGGCCTGGACGACCGGGTGGACACGCCGTTCGGCCGCCGGGCCGTCGACGCCGAGCTCAAGGGATATCCGGTACGCGTCGAGGTCGGCCCGCGCGACCTGGCCGCCGGCAATGCGGTGCTGGTCCGGCGTACCGACGGGTCGAAGACCCCGGTACCGGTCGCCGACGTGGTCGGCGCGGTCCGCAACGCCCTCGACGCCGACCAGCAGCGGCTCTACGACCAGGCGCTGACGCTGCGTCAGACGCGTACCATCGAGGTCGGCACCCTCGCCGACGCCGTCGCCGCTGCGGCGACCGGATGGGCCCGGGTGCCGTGGTCGGTGGTCGGTCCGGCAGGTGAGGCCGAGGTCAACGCGCAGGGCGTCACCGTACGCTGCCTGCTGCGTCCGGACGGCTCGGTGCCCGACTCCGACGACGAGCCCGACCTGGTCGCGGTGCTGGCCCGCTCGTACTGA
- a CDS encoding DUF402 domain-containing protein → MRFQPGQLIMHRNVRRGRLGWVRPARVVVDDERGLLVWVDRGSPVVNEVADDGRGMRAMPFTEWITRSYRIKHGRWLGPPVLKFLPAGAAHSVWWFRDDAGNFLNWYVNLEEPGVRWADGDLAGVDVIDQDLDVVVRPDRSWVWKDEEEFAERLAFPEHYWVRDEAAVRAEGRRVIKIAESGDFPFDGTWCDFRPDPAWAPPAELPPGWDRPPAAG, encoded by the coding sequence ATGCGGTTTCAGCCCGGTCAGTTGATCATGCATCGGAATGTGCGGCGCGGGCGTCTCGGCTGGGTCCGTCCGGCCCGGGTCGTCGTCGACGACGAGCGGGGTCTGCTGGTCTGGGTCGACCGGGGCTCGCCAGTGGTCAACGAGGTGGCCGACGACGGCCGTGGCATGCGGGCGATGCCGTTCACCGAGTGGATCACCCGGTCGTACCGGATCAAGCACGGCCGCTGGCTCGGCCCCCCGGTGCTGAAGTTCCTGCCCGCCGGGGCCGCCCACTCGGTGTGGTGGTTCCGCGACGACGCCGGGAACTTCCTCAACTGGTACGTCAACCTCGAAGAGCCCGGTGTGCGCTGGGCCGACGGCGACCTCGCCGGAGTGGACGTAATCGACCAGGACCTGGACGTGGTGGTCCGCCCGGACCGCAGCTGGGTCTGGAAGGACGAGGAGGAGTTCGCCGAGCGGCTCGCCTTCCCGGAGCACTACTGGGTGCGTGACGAGGCGGCGGTACGGGCCGAGGGGCGGCGGGTGATCAAGATCGCCGAGTCGGGTGACTTTCCGTTCGACGGGACCTGGTGCGACTTCCGGCCGGACCCGGCCTGGGCGCCTCCGGCCGAGCTGCCGCCCGGCTGGGACCGCCCGCCGGCAGCCGGCTGA